A stretch of DNA from Oryza brachyantha chromosome 4, ObraRS2, whole genome shotgun sequence:
CACTGCATTGGTGGCGATTAACAAACAGACAAGGAAGAAGATTACCCTTCTTATGTACATCATCGCCCTATATTGTACAGCTTTTTTACGTCAAACAAAAATTGAAGAGCTATAGACTGTATGCGGAGCTACAAACCTCTTGAGAACATATACACaccttgcagcagcagcatatcTTCTATCCTATGTAGGAGCATAGTAACActcacggtaccaaattgtttctgatTGTTGGATCTGACAATGTCCattctactcagctagattcaATGGCAAGAAACGATTTAGCACCGTGAGATACTGATATCTCgtggtattttttgttgggccGAAGCAAATCTCCCATCTAAACATGAACACCTGAAGAAGGCAACTAGGCATGAGGCAACTAGGCAAGCATGCAGTAGGCAGGCAGAGGTCAGGTGGATCAGCAATGCTTGGGCGAGTTCCTCCGCGGCGAGaagaggcggcgcggcgagagCATGGTGAGGAACCTCGGCGAGGCGAGGCCGTTGAGCGAGCGGTAGTCGGACATGAGGAGGCCCTCCGTGTTCTCGTGCACCCTGGTGCGGCCGGGCGTCATCCTCGCGGTGAAGGTGCTGTACTTGACGAGCGTCCTGGGCAGCcacgccttcttcttcttcttggagtCGTCGGAGGCGTTCATGCGGGCGGTGAGGTAGGCGCGCATGGCGTCGAGGCTCTGGTCGACGACGTCCATGGGCGGGGAGACGAGCGGGTTGCCGACGGCGCTGAACCTGGCGAGCTTGGTGAGGCAGCCCATGGAGTCCGGCAGCGCGGAGATGGAGTTGTAGCTGACGTCGAGCTCCCGGAGCGAGACGAGGAGGCCGACGGCGTAGGGGAGCTCCCGGAGGAACTGGAAGTTCTGGCTGACGTTGAGCGTCTCGAGGTTGACGAGGTTCTCGAGGCCGTCGGGGAGCGCGCGGAGGCAGTTGAGCCGGGCGTCCAGCGCCCGGAGCGCCGTCATGTGCGACGTCGAGTAGGGGAGCTGGGCCAGCTTGTTGGAGTTCACCGACAGCTTCCGGAGGCTGTGCAGCTCGAACCCCAGCGTGTCCGGCAGCTTCGTCAGCTCGTTGAAGTTGGCGTGCAGCTCCTCCAGTGCACTGTGCACAGTTTCATATCactatgagttttttttttccctctgcATAtgtttaggggttgtttagtttgcaaaatttttttgcaaaaacatcacatcaaaactttaaacatacatttgaagtattaaacttagtctaattacaaaacaaatttcagattccgcctgaaaaccgcgggacgaatcttttgagtctaattaatccgtcattagcacatgttggttactgtagcacttatggctaatcacgtcctaattagactcaaaagattcatctcactattttcttcataactgtataattagtctTAATGTTTACATACATTTAATGTTTCATCtaaatgtctaaagattcgatgtgatccttttggaaaaaatttggaactaaacagcccttataaggtaaaatttaaaattttgaccggttagagttgattttggatatttttaatcttagtttattttttcagttttaacttttagatcgttaaaaacatgtatataaaagttttatttataaattattttttgtttgtaaatatgtcaactatcttttttttaaaaaaaagaaacagccAAACAATGAGAACATCAGGCAGCGTTTATTAGTTATACATAGACTGAAGATGTTCTCAGAACAATCATACCACCTTGATGTAATTTACTTAGTAGAGCTCTCGTTGTCTAGAAATACTAAGGAGGTGTTGTAATAAAGCGATGAAATGCGGATGAAAGCTGATGGATGGTGGCTCACCGGCACTCCTCGATGGTGTTGGGGAGGGACTCGAGCAGGTTGCCGGAGACGTTGAGGACCTTGAGCTTGGAGAGGCAGCCGATGGAGTTGGGCAGCGATTTCAGCTGGTTGGACCGCACGTCCAGCACCACCACGTTCAGCAGCCGTGCGACTATCGACTCTGGGATGCTCTGCAATAGtttttcaaaaactaaaaGTTGTCAACCACCTCCAAATTACTGTACAGACCGAGAAACTAAAAGCTTACAGCCACCGGATTAGCATAATCTGCATGTGCTTAATCTTTCTGGTACactgcaagctagctagcagtacCATTTCTCCCACCAGATTTTAGAGATAACTTAAACAGAGACGATTAAGTTTGCAACTTGCATCTATGTTCGTCTTTAATACCGTTCATCCAATCCTAAAAGTGAAAGtcggtttcaaaaaaaaaaatcctaaaagtGAAAGGGTTCATCCTTGCtgcgtatgcatgcatggtttcaGATTATCCTTGGCACCTAAAAGTCACCgttcatttgatatttttttcgtcCTAGAATATGACAAACTTACAAGAATTAAGAAGAGACAAACCAAGCTGCAATcggcaaaggaaaaaaaaacattaagtGATTGTGAGGAGGCATGGCTAGGCTAACCTTTCTTGTAGTATTAATAATAGGCCATGCTTATCTCATACGGTTCTACTTATCACCAAGATATAAAACTACGGTACACCGTTTCAAGATAAGTTCTTGCTGGTTATCCAATAGAATAAACGGAACATGGTGACAATGAAGGATGATCTAGCAGCTTGCAcactaaaagttaaaaaaaaaaactaattaacatCATATAAAACCTACCTCGAGATTGTTGTTAGAGAGATCCAAGATGGTGACTTGACCAAGAGACATGGTGAGATGTGGGAGGGTGTCCATGGACATGCCACTCATGTCTAGCTTCTGCTCCTTGTTCTTCTCCTCATGGTCATGCATCCCTCCTGCAAAACCAGCATGGTTAAGATGCCCATGAtgcctcctcttctctcccatTTCCCTCATGTTTCCTAGCTTCTCCACTCCTGATATACCTAGACAAAAGGACAAGAAAACGATGCATTACTAGGGTAGGAGAGAAGAAACAATCAACAATAATTAACATCACACACTGTGCATAACACAATTATGTATAAGCCCAGGCCAAAGAAGCATGCATGCTTCTGATTATTGCTAAGATCGAGACATATGTCCACATGACAGCCATATTGACAAGGGAACACCAAGGGTGACCACTATTAATTGCATGTTATAGTCAGAATAAACGACATGACTAAGAAAAA
This window harbors:
- the LOC102714450 gene encoding plant intracellular Ras-group-related LRR protein 1, whose product is MREMGEKRRHHGHLNHAGFAGGMHDHEEKNKEQKLDMSGMSMDTLPHLTMSLGQVTILDLSNNNLESIPESIVARLLNVVVLDVRSNQLKSLPNSIGCLSKLKVLNVSGNLLESLPNTIEECRALEELHANFNELTKLPDTLGFELHSLRKLSVNSNKLAQLPYSTSHMTALRALDARLNCLRALPDGLENLVNLETLNVSQNFQFLRELPYAVGLLVSLRELDVSYNSISALPDSMGCLTKLARFSAVGNPLVSPPMDVVDQSLDAMRAYLTARMNASDDSKKKKKAWLPRTLVKYSTFTARMTPGRTRVHENTEGLLMSDYRSLNGLASPRFLTMLSPRRLFSPRRNSPKHC